In Nicotiana tabacum cultivar K326 chromosome 17, ASM71507v2, whole genome shotgun sequence, one DNA window encodes the following:
- the LOC107814201 gene encoding wall-associated receptor kinase-like 1, whose amino-acid sequence MSLKFVFLLLLLPLLMVLDQSIAASSSAKPGCEESCGNFTIPYPFGLSASCSLNSWYLIKCDRNYNPPKLFLNSFLQVELQSEVISVSLKNQTITTLVSIINFCNDSSQGSRIITTGTNLSGSPFYYSKDRNKLMLVGCGNGLVTQNLNVLSGCTSICSEGATLTGCYGINCCQSLVPFDLSLYTANFTNSGIQQGPYPKCSAAFLVDQTWVPDEAAQPFTFLGYAPVVWLWTLQAKELEAGLLCNKSGVAVKLEDGTSVANLQCHCGPRTQGNPYFSNGCQAIQGCTNCTEVVYYSKKPASTIIYLSVFLSIGVLLILFGSYLLYKTFKKRRNKRQKQMFFKRNGGLLLQQQLSSNEGIIDKAKLFTAKELEKATDYFNENRILGRGGQGTVYKGMLPDGNIVAVKKSKLVDENQLDQFINEVVILSQINHRNVVKLLGCCLETEVPLLVYEFIINGTLYSFIHNENNEFPFPWSTRLRIATEVAGALAYLHSATSVPIYHRDIKSSNILLDEKYRAKVSDFGTSRSIAIDQTHLTTRVQGTFGYLDPEYFQSSQFTEKSDVYSFGVVLAELLTGNKAISTTTNEGRSLATNFLLAMDENRLNTILHAEVTQEGRKEDIMAAANVAYRCLNLNGKKRPTMKEVSIALEAIRSQVPSAAVTNFQGNTEERSVISEVNYTWTSTNTTTSSSDIHPLLFETN is encoded by the exons atgagtCTTAAATTTGtatttcttttattgcttctcCCTTTGCTTATGGTTTTAGATCAATCCATAGCAGCTTCATCTAGTGCAAAGCCTGGCTGTGAAGAGAGTTGTGGCAACTTTACAATTCCTTATCCATTTGGATTAAGTGCCAGTTGTTCCCTTAATTCTTGGTACTTAATCAAGTGTGATCGAAATTATAATCCTCCTAAACTTTTCTTAAATTCATTTCTGCAAGTTGAACTCCAGAGTGAAGTGATATCTGTGTCACTGAAAAACCAAACTATCACTACCTTAGTTTCTATTATAAATTTTTGCAACGATTCGAGTCAAGGCAGTAGAATCATCACAACAGGCACAAATTTATCTGGAAGTCCTTTCTATTACTCAAAAGACAGGAACAAGTTGATGCTTGTTGGTTGTGGTAATGGTCTTGTGACACAGAACTTAAATGTGCTTTCGGGATGTACATCTATCTGTAGCGAAGGTGCAACGTTGACAGGATGCTATGGCATCAACTGTTGCCAATCTCTTGTCCCTTTTGATCTTAGCTTGTACACAGCAAACTTCACAAACTCGGGGATTCAGCAAGGACCTTACCCGAAATGTTCTGCTGCTTTCTTGGTAGACCAAACTTGGGTTCCTGATGAAGCTGCACAGCCTTTTACTTTTCTTGGTTATGCTCCTGTTGTTTGGCTCTGGACTCTCCAAGCCAAAGAGTTGGAAGCCGGGTTGCTTTGCAATAAATCTGGTGTTGCTGTTAAGTTGGAAGATGGTACTTCTGTGGCTAATTTGCAGTGTCACTGTGGACCTCGAACACAAGGGAATCCATACTTCTCTAATGGATGCCAAG CCATTCAAGGATGCACCAACTGCACAGAGGTGGTATACTACTCAAAGAAGCCAGCTTCCACTATCATTTACCTCA GTGTGTTCCTAAGTATTGGAGTGCTGCTTATACTGTTTGGGAGCTATTTATTGTACAAAACATTCAAGAAGAGAAGGAACAAACGACAGAAACAAATGTTTTTTAAGCGAAATGGTGGCCTCTTACTACAACAGCAGCTATCATCCAATGAAGGGATCATTGACAAAGCAAAACTTTTCACAGCTAAAGAGCTGGAGAAGGCAACAGACTACTTCAATGAAAATCGCATACTTGGTCGTGGAGGACAAGGTACGGTATACAAAGGCATGTTACCCGATGGAAATATTGTAGCAGTGAAAAAATCAAAGTTGGTAGATGAAAACCAGTTGGATCAGTTTATCAACGAGGTTGTTATACTTTCACAGATCAATCACAGAAATGTTGTGAAGCTACTCGGCTGTTGTTTGGAAACAGAAGTTCCTCTACTTGTATATGAGTTTATAATTAATGGTACACTTTACAGCTTCATACACAATGAGAATAATGAGTTTCCCTTTCCTTGGAGCACGCGTTTGAGAATTGCTACAGAGGTTGCTGGAGCATTAGCTTATCTACATTCTGCAACTTCTGTTCCAATATATCATAGGGACATCAAATCTAGCAATATACTTTTAGATGAAAAATACCGTGCCAAGGTATCAGATTTTGGAACTTCAAGGTCTATAGCAATTGATCAAACACACCTAACAACCAGAGTCCAAGGGACTTTTGGCTATTTAGATCCCGAGTATTTCCAATCCAGCCAATTCACAGAAAAGAGCGATGTATATAGCTTTGGAGTTGTTCTTGCTGAACTATTAACAGGAAATAAAGCAATTTCAACTACAACAAACGAAGGCAGAAGTTTAGCAACAAATTTCCTTTTGGCAATGGATGAAAATCGCCTCAATACAATTCTCCATGCAGAAGTTACACAAGAAGGTAGAAAGGAGGATATAATGGCAGCTGCTAATGTAGCCTATCGTTGCTTGAACTTGAACGGTAAGAAGAGACCAACTATGAAGGAAGTAAGCATAGCATTGGAAGCCATAAGATCACAAGTGCCTtctgcagcagtaacaaattttCAGGGAAATACAGAAGAAAGAAGTGTGATATCAGAAGTTAACTACACATGGACTAGCACAAATACTACCACCTCATCATCAGATATCCATCCATTGTTGTTTGAAACTAATTGA
- the LOC107814187 gene encoding tRNA (guanine-N(7)-)-methyltransferase — MGERMSEHEVANPTHNKKTGLPRKRFYRARAHSNPLSDSHFPIPISPAEVDYSLHYPEMVKVDGSKKIQFADVGCGFGGLLIALAPLFPDTLMVGMELRDKVTEYVKERILGLRTTNPGQYQNVSVVRTNSMKYIPNYFGKGQLKKMFFLFPDPHFKEKNHRRRVISPFLLDEYAYVLAVGGIIYTITDVEELGEWMKSCLEEHPMFEPLTTEELEADQVVKLLSTATEEGQKVARNDGQTFRAVYRRIATH, encoded by the coding sequence aTGGGTGAAAGGATGTCGGAGCATGAGGTTGCAAATCCTACACACAACAAGAAAACTGGTCTGCCCCGTAAACGTTTTTATAGAGCTCGTGCTCATAGTAATCCGTTAAGTGACTCGCATTTTCCAATTCCTATTTCCCCTGCTGAGGTTGATTATTCCCTACATTACCCCGAAATGGTTAAAGTAGATGGTTCTAAAAAGATCCAGTTTGCTGATGTTGGTTGCGGATTTGGGGGTCTTTTAATCGCCCTTGCACCCCTTTTCCCTGATACCCTTATGGTTGGGATGGAGCTGAGGGACAAGGTGACAGAGTATGTAAAGGAGCGAATTTTGGGGTTGAGGACGACTAATCCTGGTCAATACCAGAATGTTTCGGTGGTACGGACCAATTCAATGAAGTACATTCCAAATTACTTCGGGAAAGGACAGCTTAAAAAGATGTTTTTCTTGTTTCCGGATCCCCATTTCAAAGAGAAGAATCATCGTCGACGGGTTATTAGTCCGTTCTTGCTAGACGAGTATGCGTATGTGCTTGCAGTTGGTGGAATTATATACACAATAACAGATGTTGAGGAGCTTGGTGAGTGGATGAAATCGTGTTTGGAAGAACATCCAATGTTTGAGCCACTTACAACTGAAGAACTTGAAGCTGATCAGGTTGTAAAACTCCTCAGTACTGCAACAGAAGAAGGACAAAAGGTAGCACGCAATGATGGACAAACATTCCGAGCTGTTTATAGACGAATTGCAACTCACTGA
- the LOC107814177 gene encoding pyrroline-5-carboxylate reductase, whose product MENICPIPSDSYKVGFIGAGKMAESIARGVVKSGILPASRIRTAHTGSARRTAFESFGVTVFDNNTQVVEDSDVIIFSVKPQVVKNVVSQLRPILSEKQLLVSVAAGVKLKDLQEWAGQGRFIRVMPNTPSAVGEAATVFTLGEKATTEDGELISQLFGAIGKVWRADEKLFDAVTGLSGSGPAYIFLAIEALADGGVAAGLPRDLALGLASQTVLGAASMVKGMAKHPGQLKDDVASPGGTTIAGIHELEKAGFRGILINAVVAAAKRSRELSQS is encoded by the exons ATGGAGAATATTTGTCCGATTCCAAGCGATTCATACAAGGTGGGGTTCATAGGAGCTGGAAAAATGGCTGAAAGCATAGCTAGAGGTGTGGTTAAATCTGGGATATTGCCTGCTTCTCGTATTCGAACTGCCCACACAGGATCCGCTCGTCGTACTGCTTTTGAGTCTTTTGGAGTTACTGTCTTTGACAATAATACTCAG GTGGTTGAAGACAGTGATGTGATTATATTCTCTGTGAAGCCTCAAGTAG TTAAAAATGTGGTGTCACAGTTGAGGCCAATTCTTTCAGAGAAGCAGCTTCTGGTGTCGGTTGCTGCAGGCGTTAAGTTAAAGGATTTGCAG GAATGGGCAGGTCAAGGACGATTTATTAGGGTGATGCCAAACACTCCCTCTGCTGTTGGTGAAGCTGCCACTG TCTTTACTTTGGGGGAAAAGGCAACAACAGAAGATGGAGAACTAATTTCCCAGTTATTTGGAGCTATTGGTAAGGTATGGAGAGCTGATGAGAAGCTGTTTGATGCAGTTACAGGCTTAAG TGGTAGTGGACCAGCCTATATTTTTCTAGCAATAGAGGCATTGGCTGATGGAGGGGTGGCTGCTGGTTTACCTAGGGATCTTGCACTTGGACTAGCCTCTCAAACT GTACTAGGAGCAGCATCAATGGTCAAGGGTATGGCCAAGCATCCTGGTCAACTTAAGGATGATGTCGCATCACCTGGGGGGACAACCATTGCTGGAATCCACGAGTTGGAGAAGGCTGGATTTCGTGGTATCTTGATAAATGCAGTTGTAGCTGCAGCTAAGCGCAGTCGAGAGCTCTCTCAGAGTTGA
- the LOC107814168 gene encoding putative pentatricopeptide repeat-containing protein At3g47840, with the protein MISLRFCHRRLYATPKFTYAEWGYFLDVAKRNYHLMQESQHFPLQNMLEINSQLKELVKNGQLENARHMFDKMTQRDEVSWTNMISGYVNDSSSLQALSLFSEMRRDPILKMDPFALSLAVKACGLSMNLRCGESLHAYSIKADFVSSVFVGSSLVDMYMKAGKVMGGCRFFDEMPLRNVVSWTAVITGLVRAGYNEEGLVYFSEMWRDGVECDSYAYAIVLKACADIGCLNYGREMHTRIVKKGLDISSYVANSLATMYNKCGKLNYGMCLFERMKLQDVVSWTTVITTYVQIGQDQYGIQAFLRMKESSVTPNAYTFSAVVAACANLARLDWGVQLHANVVRVGFLDSLSVSNSIVTMYSKCGQLGSASLIFHEMSRKDIVSWSTIIAGYAQGGCGEEAFKLLSWMRKEGPKPTEFALASVLSACGSMAILDQGKQLHAHVLIIGLDHTPLVLSALINMYSKCGSIAEASKIFNSSQDVDVVSWTAMINGYAEHGYSRDAISLFEQVLFAGLRPDSVTFIGVLSACSHAGLVDLGFHYFKLMKEEYKISLSKEHYGCMIDLLCRAGRIIDAENMIKNMPFEKDDVVWSTLLRGCRLHGDVECGRRAAEQILKLAPNCAVTHTTLSNIYASKGKWGEVAELRKLMRLKGVMKEPGWSWIKVKDQVSAFVAGDKRHPQNEDIYDILDLISSKMEFSLQNIASILE; encoded by the coding sequence ATGATATCGCTCAGGTTTTGTCACAGAAGACTTTATGCAACACCAAAATTTACCTATGCTGAATGGGGATACTTTTTGGATGTGGCGAAAAGAAACTATCATTTAATGCAGGAATCCCAACATTTTCCCCTGCAAAATATGCTCGAAATCAACTCCCAATTGAAGGAGTTGGTAAAGAATGGTCAGTTGGAAAATGCACGCCACATGTTTGACAAAATGACTCAGAGGGATGAGGTCTCATGGACCAATATGATTTCTGGTTATGTCAATGACTCTAGTTCATTACAGGCGTTGTCATTATTCTCAGAAATGCGGCGTGATCCTATTCTCAAAATGGATCCTTTTGCTCTTAGCCTAGCGGTGAAGGCATGTGGGCTTAGTATGAATTTGAGGTGTGGTGAATCATTACATGCGTATTCGATAAAAGCTGATTTTGTTAGTTCTGTTTTTGTAGGCAGTTCACTTGTTGACATGTACATGAAAGCTGGTAAAGTGATGGGGGGTTGCAGATTTTTTGATGAAATGCCTCTTAGGAATGTAGTTTCTTGGACAGCTGTTATAACCGGGCTTGTACGTGCAGGTTACAATGAGGAAGGGTTGGTGTACTTTTCTGAAATGTGGAGGGACGGCGTAGAGTGCGATTCGTATGCTTACGCTATTGTGTTAAAAGCGTGTGCTGATATTGGGTGTCTGAATTACGGGAGGGAAATGCATACTAGGATAGTGAAGAAAGGCTTGGATATTAGCTCTTATGTGGCTAATAGTCTTGCTACAATGTACAATAAATGTGGGAAACTAAATTACGGTATGTGCTTGTTTGAAAGAATGAAGTTGCAAGATGTTGTCTCGTGGACTACAGTAATCACGACATATGTTCAAATAGGTCAAGACCAGTATGGCATACAAGCATTCTTGAGAATGAAAGAATCGAGTGTGACTCCTAATGCGTATACATTTTCAGCAGTTGTTGCTGCTTGTGCAAATCTTGCAAGACTAGACTGGGGCGTACAACTGCATGCAAATGTTGTACGTGTAGGTTTTCTTGATTCTCTGTCTGTGTCGAATTCAATTGTCACAATGTATTCCAAATGTGGACAGTTGGGTTCGGCGTCACTTATATTTCATGAAATGAGTAGAAAGGACATTGTTTCTTGGAGCACTATTATTGCTGGATATGCTCAGGGTGGTTGCGGTGAGGAAGCTTTCAAGCTACTATCATGGATGAGAAAGGAAGGACCAAAGCCAACAGAATTTGCTCTTGCTAGTGTACTTAGTGCATGTGGTAGTATGGCAATCCTTGACCAGGGTAAGCAACTTCATGCTCATGTTCTTATCATTGGATTAGATCATACACCGTTAGTACTGAGTGCTTTGATCAACATGTATTCAAAATGTGGAAGTATAGCAGAAGCCTCAAAGATATTTAATTCATCACAAGATGTTGACGTTGTATCTTGGACAGCCATGATTAATGGGTATGCTGAACATGGATACAGCCGAGATGCTATAAGTTTATTTGAACAAGTTCTTTTTGCTGGTCTAAGACCAGATTCTGTGACCTTCATTGGTGTTCTAAGCGCTTGTAGTCATGCTGGCCTTGTTGATCTAGGTTTTCACTATTtcaaattgatgaaagaggagtacaaaataagtttgtcaaAGGAACATTATGGTTGTATGATTGATCTTCTCTGTCGCGCTGGACGAATAATTGATGCTGAGAACATGATCAAGAATATGCCATTTGAAAAGGATGATGTTGTTTGGTCAACCTTGCTTAGAGGCTGTAGGCTACATGGTGATGTTGAATGTGGAAGGCGTGCGGCTGAGCAAATTCTTAAACTTGCTCCAAATTGTGCTGTGACTCACACTACTCTGTCAAACATTTATGCATCAAAAGGGAAGTGGGGTGAAGTAGCAGAACTGAGGAAGTTGATGAGATTGAAAGGCGTCATGAAGGAGCCTGGCTGGTCTTGGATTAAGGTCAAGGATCAAGTCTCTGCATTTGTTGCTGGAGACAAAAGACATCCACAGAATGAagatatttatgatattttggaTCTTATATCCTCAAAAATGGAATTTTCTCTTCAGAATATTGCTTCTATTTTAGAGTAG